One window of Globicephala melas chromosome 2, mGloMel1.2, whole genome shotgun sequence genomic DNA carries:
- the PLIN1 gene encoding perilipin-1, protein MAVNKGPTLLDEDRPEQENVLQRVLQLPVVSSTCECFQKTYTSTKEAHPLVTSVCSAYEKGVQSATSLAAWSMEPVVRRLSTQFIAANELACRGLDHLEEKIPALQYPPEKIASELKDTISTRLRSARNSISVPIASTSDKVLEAALAGCELAWGMVKDTAEFAANTRAGQLACGGADLAFGGVEKVVEFLLPPAKEESAPAPGQQHAQKPPQAKPGLVSRVGALANTLSQHTFQTTARVLKQGQALAMWIPGVAPLSSLAQWGASAAIQVVSRRSSEVRVPWLHNLTATREEDHNDQMDTEGEETEVEEEESETEENKLSEGAALPGPQDLLGGVVHTLQKALQSTISVVTWVPAAVLGTAGRLLHLMPAHAVSSTKGRAMSLSDALKGVTDNVVDAVVHYVPLPRLSLMEPESEFQEIENPPAEAESPEAERRGSGALPAGSDTASRPAQSRGSLRSARGPGAEDRVDTADAPRTALPAMPREKPARRVSDSFFQPSVMEPILGRTQYSQLRKKS, encoded by the exons ATGGCAGTTAACAAGGGTCCAACTTTGCTGGATGAAGACCGCCCT GAGCAGGAGAACGTGCTGCAGCGGGTTCTGCAGCTGCCGGTGGTGAGCAGCACCTGTGAGTGCTTCCAGAAGACCTACACCAGCACCAAGGAAGCCCACCCCCTGGTGACCTCTGTATGCAGTGCATACGAGAAGGGCGTGCAGAGCGCCACCAGCTTGGCAGCCTGGAGCATGGAGCCGGTGGTCCGAAGGCTGTCCACCCAGT TCATAGCTGCCAACGAGCTGGCCTGCCGAGGCCTGGACCACCTGGAGGAAAAGATCCCGGCCCTCCAGTATCCTCCTGAAAAG ATTGCTTCTGAGCTGAAGGACACCATCTCTACCCGCCTTCGCAGTGCCAGGAACAGCATCAGTGTGCCCATCGCCAGCACTTCAGACAAAGTCCTAGAGGCCGCTCTGGCTGGCTGTGAGCTCGCCTGGGGGATGGTCAAAGACACTGCCGAATTTGCTGCCAACACCCGAGCTGGCCAGCTAGCCTGTGGAGGAGCCGACTTGGCCTTTGGTGGTGTTGAGAAGGTGGTAGagttcctcctccctccagccaaGGAAGAGTCAG CCCCTGCTCCAGGACAGCAGCATGCCCAGAAACCTCCCCAGGCCAAGCCGGGCCTCGTGAGCAGGGTTGGGGCCCTGGCCAACACTCTCTCTCAACACACCTTCCAGACCACAGCCCGGGTGCTGAAACAGGGCCAGGCCCTGGCCATGTGGATCCCAGGTGTGGCGCCCCTG AGCAGCCTGGCCCAGTGGGGCGCATCGGCGGCCATACAGGTGGTGTCCCGGCGGTCGAGTGAGGTGCGGGTGCCCTGGCTGCACAACCTCACTGCCACCCGGGAGGAGGACCACAATGACCAGATGGACACAGAGGGGGAGGAGacagaggtggaggaggaggaatcaGAGACGGAGGAGAACAAGCTCAGTGAG GGAGCAGCCCTGCCTGGCCCACAAGACCTCCTGGGTGGTGTGGTGCACACCCTGCAGAAGGCCCTCCAGAGCACCATCTCGGTCGTGACGTGGGTGCCTGCGGCTGTGCTGGGCACGGCAGGGAGGTTGCTGCATCTCATGCCAGCCCATGCTGTCTCCTCCACCAAGGGCAGGGCCATGTCCCTGTCTGATGCCCTGAAGGGCGTTACTGACAACGTCGTGGACGCCGTGGTGCACTATGTGCCG CTCCCCAGGCTGTCGCTGATGGAGCCCGAGAGCGAATTCCAGGAGATCGAAAACCCGCCTGCCGAGGCCGAGAGCCCGGAGGCGGAGCGCAGGGGGTCCGGGGCGCTGCCCGCCGGCTCGGATACCGCGTCGCGCCCCGCGCAGTCCCGCGGCAGCCTGCGCAGCGCTCGGGGCCCGGGCGCGGAGGACCGGGTGGACACGGCCGACGCGCCGCGCACCGCCTTGCCGGCCATGCCCCgcgagaagcccgcgcgcagggTCAGCGACAGCTTCTTCCAGCCCAGCGTCATGGAGCCCATCCTGGGCCGCACGCAGTACAGCCAGCTGCGCAAGAAGAGCTGA